One genomic region from Phaseolus vulgaris cultivar G19833 unplaced genomic scaffold, P. vulgaris v2.0 scaffold_13, whole genome shotgun sequence encodes:
- the LOC137816902 gene encoding zinc finger CCCH domain-containing protein 40-like: protein MAHRLLRDHEADGWERSDFPIICESCLGDSPYVRMTRAEYDKECKICTRPFTVFRWRPGRDARYKKTEICQTCSKLKNVCQVCLLDLEYGLPVQVRDTALSIDSNDAIPKSDVNREYFAEEHDRKARAGIDYESSYGKVHPNDTIMKLQRTTPYYKRNRAHVCSFYIRGECTRGAECPYRHEMPVTGELSQQNIKDRYYGVNDPVALKLLGKAGEMATLEAPEDESIKTLYVGGLDARVTEQDLRDNFYAHGEIESIKMVLQRACAFVTYTTREGAEKAAEELSNKLVIKGLRLKLMWGRPQNSKPESDGSDQARQQASVAHSGLLPRAVISQQQNQDQTQGMLYYNNPLPPQQERSYYPSMDPQRMGALIPSQDGPPGGPSGSGENKLSLEKQQMQHYPHSLMPPPPGQYHHQYYPPYGYMPPATPYHHQYPPPYNAAGPPPQPPAASHPYQHSMQPGSGQAATAPAETGTSTSGPQQQ, encoded by the exons ACCAGAGCAGAGTATGACAAGGAGTGCAAGATATGTACACGGCCATTCACTGTTTTTCGATGGAGACCTGGTCGAGATGCAAGATATAAGAAAACTGAGATCTGTCAAAcatgcagtaaattgaaaaatgTCTGTCAAGTGTGCCTTCTGGATCTTGAATACGGACTACCAGTTCAAGTTCGGGACACTGCTCTGAGTATTGATTCCAATGATGCCATACCAAAGAGCGATGTTAATAGGGAGTATTTTGCTGAAGAGCACGACCGTAAG GCTAGAGCTGGTATAGATTATGAATCCTCTTACGGTAAAGTACACCCAAATGATACTATCATGAAGCTTCAAAGGACAACACCGTATTACAAGAGAAACCGAGCACATGTTTGCAGTTTCTACATAAGGGGTGAGTGTACCAGAGGAGCTGAGTGCCCTTATCGACATGAGATGCCAGTTACTGGGGAGTTGTctcaacaaaatattaaagatCGTTATTATGG AGTGAATGATCCAGTGGCTTTGAAGCTACTTGGCAAGGCAGGAGAGATGGCCACTCTGGAGGCTCCTGAGGATGAGAGCATTAAAACACTTTATGTTGGTGGACTTGATGCTAGGGTCACGGAGCAGGATTTACGGGATAACTTCTATGCCCATGGAGAAATTGAATCCATCAAAATGGTTCTCCAACGGGCTTGTGCTTTTGTAACATATACAACCAGGGAAGGTGCAGAAAAAGCAGCAGAAGAACTCTCCAACAAATTGGTTATTAAGGGCCTAAGGCTAAAGCTGATGTGGGGCAGGCCTCAGAACTCAAAACCTGAGTCTGACGGTTCTGATCAAGCAAGGCAGCAGGCTTCTGTAGCTCACAGTGGATTGTTGCCTCGAGCAGTTATATCACAGCAGCAGAACCAGGACCAAACCCAAGGAATGCTTTACTATAACAATCCACTACCTCCTCAGCAGGAAAGAAGCTACTACCCATCAATGGACCCTCAAAGAATGGGTGCTCTTATTCCATCCCAAGATGGTCCTCCTGGTGGGCCTTCTGGGTCAGGGGAGAACAAGCTTAGTTTGGAAAAGCAGCAGATGCAACATTATCCCCACTCATTGATGCCTCCTCCACCTGGTCAATATCATCATCAGTATTATCCTCCATATGGTTATATGCCTCCAGCTACCCCTTATCATCATCAGTATCCACCTCCATACAATGCTGCTGGGCCTCCACCACAGCCACCAGCTGCAAGTCATCCTTATCAGCATTCTATGCAGCCAGGGTCTGGACAGGCTGCAACTGCCCCAGCTGAAACTGGAACATCAACTTCAGGGCCTCAGCAGCAATAA